Proteins encoded within one genomic window of Amycolatopsis sp. 2-15:
- a CDS encoding ABC transporter ATP-binding protein: MTLLELSEVSVHYGRIQAVSDLSITVDEGEIVTLIGANGAGKSTTMRAISGIRPISAGAIRFDGEDISRLRGDLRVVRGISQSPEGRGIFPGMTVLENLDMGAYARKDRKNLQPDFDRVFELFPRLAERKTQMGGTMSGGEQQMLAIGRALMAKPRLLLLDEPSMGLAPQFIQQIFRIITEINRQGTTVLLVEQNAQQALSRAHRAYVLETGRITKSGTGKELLADTSIKEAYLGVG; this comes from the coding sequence ATGACGTTGCTTGAGCTGTCCGAGGTCTCGGTCCACTACGGCCGGATCCAGGCCGTGTCGGACCTGTCCATCACGGTCGACGAGGGCGAGATCGTCACGCTGATCGGGGCCAACGGCGCGGGCAAGTCCACCACGATGCGGGCCATCTCCGGAATCCGGCCGATCTCGGCCGGCGCGATCCGCTTCGACGGCGAGGACATCTCGCGCCTGCGCGGTGACTTGCGCGTGGTCCGCGGGATCTCGCAGTCGCCCGAGGGCCGGGGGATCTTCCCGGGCATGACGGTGCTCGAGAACCTTGACATGGGCGCGTACGCGCGCAAGGACCGGAAGAACCTTCAGCCGGACTTCGACCGTGTCTTCGAGCTGTTCCCGCGGCTCGCGGAACGCAAGACCCAGATGGGCGGCACGATGTCCGGCGGCGAGCAGCAGATGCTGGCCATCGGGCGCGCCCTGATGGCGAAGCCGCGGCTGCTGCTGCTCGACGAGCCGTCGATGGGGCTCGCGCCGCAGTTCATCCAGCAGATCTTCCGGATCATCACGGAGATCAACCGCCAGGGCACCACGGTGCTGCTGGTGGAGCAGAACGCGCAGCAGGCCCTTTCGCGGGCGCACCGCGCGTACGTGCTGGAGACCGGGCGCATCACGAAGTCCGGTACCGGGAAGGAACTGCTGGCCGACACCAGCATCAAGGAGGCCTACCTCGGCGTCGGCTGA
- a CDS encoding ABC transporter ATP-binding protein → MTAPGSGTGPEVPAEGGLVAEVAQMNAEQLAEHEAEVAEVVAADREIDVAIGQTLLKVDDVTVRFGGLVALDGVSFDIRRGEILGLIGPNGAGKTTCFNAMTGVYRPSSGQVLLEDKPLGKASRHAITQLGIARTFQNIRLFSEMTALENVVVGTDARHKTSLVGALLRTPRHHREEKQAIEKGMALLEFVGIADRAADRAKNLPYGYQRRLEIARALATEPKLLCLDEPAAGFNPAEKEELMGLIRTIRDDGYTVLLIEHDMKLVMGVTDRIVVLEFGKKIAEGVPAEIRENPAVIAAYLGVPDDDVA, encoded by the coding sequence ATGACCGCCCCTGGCAGCGGCACGGGCCCCGAGGTCCCGGCCGAGGGCGGCCTCGTGGCCGAGGTCGCCCAGATGAACGCGGAACAGCTCGCCGAGCACGAGGCGGAGGTCGCCGAGGTCGTCGCAGCGGACCGTGAGATCGACGTCGCGATCGGGCAGACCCTGCTCAAGGTCGACGACGTCACCGTGCGCTTCGGCGGTCTCGTGGCGCTCGACGGCGTGTCGTTCGACATCCGCCGCGGCGAGATCCTGGGCCTGATCGGGCCCAACGGTGCCGGCAAGACCACGTGCTTCAACGCGATGACCGGCGTCTACCGGCCCAGCTCCGGCCAGGTGCTGCTGGAGGACAAGCCGCTGGGCAAGGCCTCGCGCCACGCCATCACGCAGCTCGGCATCGCGCGCACGTTCCAGAACATCCGGCTCTTCTCCGAGATGACGGCGCTGGAGAACGTGGTGGTCGGCACCGACGCCCGCCACAAGACCAGCCTCGTCGGCGCCCTGCTGCGCACGCCTCGCCACCACCGCGAGGAGAAGCAGGCGATCGAGAAGGGCATGGCGCTGCTGGAGTTCGTCGGCATCGCCGACCGGGCGGCCGACCGCGCGAAGAACCTGCCCTACGGTTACCAGCGGCGCCTGGAGATCGCGCGGGCGCTCGCGACCGAGCCGAAGCTGCTGTGCCTCGACGAGCCGGCCGCCGGGTTCAACCCGGCGGAGAAGGAAGAGCTCATGGGGCTGATCCGGACGATCCGCGACGACGGCTACACCGTCCTGCTGATCGAACACGACATGAAGCTGGTCATGGGCGTGACCGACCGGATCGTGGTGCTGGAGTTCGGCAAGAAGATCGCGGAAGGGGTGCCTGCCGAGATCCGGGAGAACCCCGCCGTGATCGCCGCCTACCTGGGGGTGCCCGACGATGACGTTGCTTGA
- a CDS encoding PaaI family thioesterase, with protein MTEQAGDLALETRAGIDPAAADQQLNDKIGLKILEATPERVVGTIPVEGNLQPYGLLHGGANATVAEALGSIVAALNAGTDRAAMGLELSCTHHRAVRSGMVTGVATPLHVGRGIITAEIVLTDDEGRRTCTARLTCVVRDRPPGAVSSASAPPRR; from the coding sequence GTGACCGAGCAGGCCGGCGACTTGGCGCTGGAAACCCGCGCGGGGATCGACCCCGCGGCCGCCGACCAGCAGCTGAACGACAAGATCGGGCTGAAGATCCTCGAGGCCACTCCCGAGCGCGTCGTCGGCACGATCCCCGTCGAGGGCAACCTCCAGCCCTACGGCCTGCTGCACGGCGGAGCCAACGCCACCGTCGCCGAAGCACTCGGCTCGATCGTCGCCGCGCTCAACGCGGGCACCGACCGCGCGGCAATGGGTCTCGAGCTGTCGTGCACGCACCACCGCGCCGTGCGCTCGGGAATGGTCACCGGCGTCGCCACTCCGCTGCACGTCGGGCGCGGCATCATCACCGCGGAGATCGTGCTCACCGACGACGAAGGCCGGCGCACCTGCACCGCCCGCCTCACCTGCGTGGTGCGGGACCGGCCGCCGGGAGCTGTGTCTTCTGCCTCGGCTCCGCCGAGGCGGTGA